From the Microbacterium sp. W4I4 genome, one window contains:
- a CDS encoding ABC transporter ATP-binding protein translates to MSEALLTVEGLRVEYSTRGRWSEVVHGISFDVQPGKVVALVGESGSGKSTVSQALIRRLPENGRITEGAIRFAGNDLVKLPERALRKLRGAQIGFVPQDPGSSLNPLMRVGEQIAETLRIHRRMPRAAAAARAIEILDEVGIPQPALRAAQYPHELSGGLRQRALIGIAWACGPQFVIADEPTSALDVTVQRHVLDQLDDLVEQHGTAVLLITHDLAVAADRADEIIVMYRGEIVERGVTADVLNAPAHEYTRRLVAAAPGLREGRLAPQVRDAASRSDEGALFATFRERVAADRTDADSILEVRGISKSYGVRGGSFLAADDVSFAVPRGRTLSIVGESGSGKTTSARIAARLVQPDAGTILLDGEDITRAGGEAMRQLRRRMQVVYQNPFGSLDPRMTVERIVAEPLRSFRIGDRRSQRELVRELLNRVQLDPDLAARRPGELSGGQRQRVAIARALALGPDLLILDEPVSALDVAVQEQILQLLVDLQAEFRLSYLFISHDLGVVRQISDRIDVMQKGRVVESGDAAEVLERPSNEYTRELIAAIPGRIATAD, encoded by the coding sequence ATGAGCGAAGCGCTGTTGACCGTGGAGGGGCTGCGCGTCGAGTACAGCACCCGTGGCCGCTGGTCGGAGGTCGTGCACGGCATCTCGTTCGACGTGCAGCCGGGCAAGGTCGTCGCACTCGTGGGCGAGTCCGGATCGGGCAAGTCCACGGTGTCGCAGGCGCTCATCCGCCGCCTGCCCGAGAACGGGCGGATCACCGAGGGGGCCATCCGCTTCGCCGGGAACGACCTCGTCAAGCTGCCCGAGCGCGCGCTGCGCAAGCTCCGCGGCGCGCAGATCGGGTTCGTTCCGCAGGATCCCGGCTCCTCGCTCAACCCCCTCATGCGCGTGGGGGAGCAGATCGCCGAGACGCTGCGCATCCACAGGCGGATGCCGCGGGCCGCCGCAGCCGCGCGGGCCATCGAGATCCTCGACGAGGTCGGCATTCCGCAGCCGGCGCTGCGCGCCGCCCAGTACCCGCACGAGTTGTCCGGTGGGCTGCGCCAGCGCGCCCTGATCGGCATCGCGTGGGCGTGCGGCCCGCAGTTCGTGATCGCCGATGAGCCCACCAGTGCACTGGACGTGACCGTGCAGCGGCACGTGCTCGATCAGCTCGACGACCTCGTCGAGCAGCACGGCACCGCGGTGCTGCTGATCACGCACGACCTGGCCGTCGCCGCCGACCGCGCAGACGAGATCATCGTGATGTACCGCGGCGAGATCGTCGAGCGCGGGGTGACGGCGGACGTTCTGAATGCGCCGGCCCACGAGTACACCCGGCGACTCGTCGCCGCGGCTCCCGGGCTGCGCGAAGGGCGCCTCGCCCCGCAGGTGCGCGATGCGGCTTCGCGCTCCGACGAGGGCGCGCTGTTCGCAACCTTCCGAGAGCGCGTGGCGGCTGACCGGACGGATGCCGACAGCATCCTCGAAGTGCGCGGGATCTCCAAGAGCTACGGCGTGCGCGGCGGCTCCTTCCTCGCCGCGGACGACGTGTCGTTCGCCGTGCCGCGGGGCAGGACCCTCTCGATCGTCGGCGAGTCCGGATCGGGCAAGACGACCAGCGCGCGGATCGCCGCGCGGCTGGTGCAGCCGGATGCCGGCACGATCCTGCTGGACGGCGAGGACATCACCCGCGCCGGCGGTGAGGCGATGCGGCAGCTGCGCCGTCGGATGCAGGTCGTCTACCAGAACCCGTTCGGGTCGCTGGATCCGCGGATGACGGTGGAGCGGATCGTCGCCGAGCCGCTGCGGTCCTTTCGCATCGGCGACCGGCGCAGTCAGCGCGAGCTGGTGCGGGAACTGCTGAACCGGGTGCAGCTGGACCCCGACCTCGCGGCGCGAAGGCCGGGCGAGCTGTCCGGCGGGCAGCGGCAGCGCGTGGCGATCGCCAGAGCCCTCGCCCTCGGGCCCGATCTGCTCATCCTCGACGAGCCGGTGTCGGCGCTGGACGTCGCGGTGCAGGAGCAGATCCTGCAGCTGCTCGTCGATCTGCAGGCCGAGTTCCGGTTGAGCTACCTGTTCATCTCGCACGACCTGGGTGTGGTGCGCCAGATCTCGGACCGCATCGACGTCATGCAGAAGGGACGGGTCGTCGAGAGCGGCGACGCCGCCGAGGTTCTGGAGCGCCCGTCGAACGAGTACACCCGTGAGCTGATCGCCGCGATCCCCGGACGGATCGCGACCGCGGACTGA
- a CDS encoding ABC transporter permease, whose translation MRLLRQPGFVLSLIVLAVVATAIVAPSLLATHDPFASVPKERLLPPSAEHLFGTDNLGRDVYSRVVHGAALSIVSAALAVLVGVVIGGLVGLTSGFLGGPVDFAVMRVVDVLVAIPGILLALIVVASLGFGPISIGLGVGLGAAGSFARVMRSQVIKVRGAEYVEAARTLGARMPAVIFRHVLPNAARPVIAFAALELGTAILGVSALTFLGFGAPPPAPEWGALSSAGRDFIASQPWLSIIPGLVILAVVLAVNRVARAIGGER comes from the coding sequence ATGAGACTGCTCCGCCAGCCCGGATTCGTCCTCAGCCTGATCGTGCTGGCGGTGGTCGCGACGGCCATCGTCGCCCCGTCGCTGCTCGCCACCCACGATCCGTTCGCCTCGGTCCCCAAGGAGCGGCTGCTGCCGCCCAGTGCCGAGCACCTGTTCGGCACCGACAACCTCGGTCGGGACGTGTACTCGCGGGTCGTGCACGGCGCGGCGCTGTCGATCGTCTCGGCGGCACTGGCCGTGCTCGTCGGCGTCGTCATCGGCGGGCTGGTCGGCCTCACCTCCGGCTTCCTCGGCGGGCCGGTCGATTTCGCCGTCATGCGCGTCGTCGACGTGCTGGTCGCGATCCCCGGCATCCTGCTCGCCCTGATCGTCGTCGCGAGCCTCGGTTTCGGCCCGATCTCGATCGGGCTCGGTGTGGGCCTCGGCGCCGCCGGCAGCTTCGCCCGCGTGATGCGGTCGCAGGTGATCAAGGTGCGCGGCGCCGAGTACGTCGAGGCCGCGCGCACGCTCGGCGCCCGGATGCCGGCCGTGATCTTCCGGCACGTGCTGCCCAACGCCGCCCGCCCGGTCATCGCCTTCGCCGCCCTCGAGCTGGGCACGGCGATCCTCGGCGTCTCCGCGCTCACCTTCCTCGGGTTCGGTGCGCCGCCGCCCGCACCGGAGTGGGGTGCGCTGTCATCGGCAGGACGCGACTTCATCGCCTCGCAGCCGTGGCTGAGCATCATTCCGGGCCTGGTGATCCTCGCGGTCGTGCTGGCCGTGAACCGTGTGGCGCGAGCGATCGGAGGCGAGCGATGA
- a CDS encoding SGNH/GDSL hydrolase family protein, whose product MTADATSLHALLDGGTPLNWVLTGDSITHGLVHTQGARTYAEHLHELIRGDLVRTQDVVINTAISGWRVVQLLEDFERRVATWRPQVVTLMIGTNDCSTTGALGTIEASEFAASVTEFVARVRDLGAIPVLQTPPTIDPLNAPERSRIGEFVQAIRDVAAAQDTILVDQFARFSELGADKVNQVPWALMGDPFHPNAAGHAVLALGLAEALGLEAEPVRDRVLAGLRGQLLLAH is encoded by the coding sequence ATGACTGCTGATGCGACCAGCCTGCACGCGCTCCTCGACGGCGGCACCCCGCTGAACTGGGTGCTGACCGGCGACTCGATCACCCACGGGCTCGTGCACACGCAGGGCGCCCGCACCTACGCGGAGCACCTGCACGAGCTGATCCGCGGCGACCTGGTGCGCACACAGGATGTGGTGATCAACACGGCCATCAGCGGCTGGCGCGTCGTGCAGCTGCTGGAGGACTTCGAACGTCGCGTCGCGACCTGGCGTCCGCAGGTCGTGACGCTGATGATCGGCACGAACGACTGCTCCACCACTGGCGCGCTCGGCACGATCGAGGCGTCGGAGTTCGCGGCATCCGTCACGGAGTTCGTCGCGCGCGTGCGCGATCTCGGCGCCATCCCCGTGCTGCAGACGCCGCCGACGATCGACCCGCTGAACGCTCCCGAGCGCTCCCGCATCGGCGAGTTCGTGCAGGCGATCCGAGACGTCGCCGCTGCGCAGGACACGATCCTGGTCGACCAGTTCGCGCGCTTCTCCGAGCTGGGCGCGGACAAGGTCAACCAGGTGCCCTGGGCACTGATGGGCGACCCGTTCCACCCGAACGCCGCCGGCCACGCCGTGCTCGCGCTCGGCCTGGCCGAGGCCCTCGGGCTGGAGGCGGAGCCGGTGCGCGACCGGGTGCTCGCGGGCCTGCGCGGGCAGCTGCTGCTCGCGCACTGA